The region GTCCCTCGTCGCTCCCGCGGCACCGGCGACCGCCGCCCCGACGGATCTCATCGCGGTGTCGGCGTCTGTGGAACCAGCGGTGGTGCGCATCGACACCGAGGTCGACTACCAGGGCGTCGTCGGCGCCGGCACCGGCTTCGTCATCGACCCCGGCGGCCAGGTGCTGACCAATTTCCACGTGGTCCAGGGCGCCGACCGGATCACCGGGACGGTCAACGGACGGTCGTACCCGGCGACCCTGGTGGGATACGACCGCAAACGCGACGTCGCGGTGATCCAGCTGCTGGGCGCCGGCGGTCTGCTCCCCGCGCCGATCGGCGATTCCAACGTCCTGGTGCCCGGTCAGCCCGTCGTCGCGCTCGGCAACGCGCGAGGCAGTGACAATCCGCTCACCCGCGAGGTCGGCACGTTCACCGCGTTCGGCCGCACGATCAACGCCGAGGACACGCTGACCGGCTCGTCCGACGAGGTCACGGGTCTGATCGAGTTCGCCGCACCCGTGCGCGCCGGAGACTCCGGAGGACCGGTGATCAACGACGCCGGCCAGGTCGTCGGCATGACGACGGCCGCGTCGGTCAACTTCAAGATGGGGCCCGCCGGTCAGGGCTTCGCGATCCCGATCAACGACGCGATGGGCGTCGCCAACCAGATCCGTTCCGGAGCCCGCTCCGACACCGTCCACATCGGACCGCCGGTTCTGCTCGGAGTCGGGGTGCGCGCTTCCCCGAGCGACCAGCCCGGCGTGCTGCTGCACGAAGTGCTGCGCGGAGGCCCGGCCGAGCAGGCCGGACTGGTCGACGGCGATGTCCTGCTCAGTGTGGACGGCGTGCGCCTGGACGCCACGAATTCGCTGCCTGCCGTGCTCGACCGGCACTACCCGGGCGACGTCGTCGACCTGACGTGGATCGACAACAGCGGTGCGGTCCGCACCGGTAAGGCGGTGCTGACGCCGGGGTCGTGATTTGACGGAATCACCCCGGCCGCCGGGCCACCCGACCCTATGCTGAGCGAGTGCCCAACAACGCCTCGTATCGGGTCGTCCAGTGGACGACGGGAAACGTCGGAAAGAGCTCGGTCGCGGCGATAGCCGCCAACCCGACACTGGAACTGGTCGGCTGCTACGCGTGGTCGGACGACAAGGCCGGCCGCGATGTGGGCGAGCTGGCCGGCATCGAGCCACTGGGAGTGACGGCCAGCAACGACATCGACGAGCTGCTCGCCCTCAAGCCCGACGCCGTCGTCTACAACCCGATGTGGATCGACGTCGACGAGCTGGTTCGCATTCTCGAGTCGGGCGTCAACGTGGTCGCGTCCGCGTCGTTCATCACCGGGCGCAACCTGGGCGAGGGCCGGGCCAGACTCGCCGAGGCCTGCCAGCGCGGCGGGTCGACACTGTTCGGCTCCGGCGTCAGCCCGGGGTTCGCCGAACTGCTCGCCATCGTGGCGGGCACCGCGTGCGACCGCATCGACAAGATCACGATCGCCGAGTCGGCCGACACCACCCTCTACGACTCGCCTGACACCGAGCGGCCCGTCGGGTTCGGCGCCGCGATCGACGACCCGGACCTGCAGCCGATGGCGGCCGCGGGCACGGCGGTGTTCGCCGAGGCGGTGCAGCTGGTCGCCGACGCGCTCGGCATCGAGCTCGACGACATCACCTGCGTGGCCGAATACGCCCAGACCACTGAAGACCTGCCGATGGCATCGTGGACCATCCCGGCCGGCCACGTCGCCGGGGTGTTCGCCAGCTGGCGGGGTATCGCAGCGGGCAGGACCGTCATCGACATCAATGTCCGGTGGAAGAAGGGCCAGACGCTGGAGCCGGACTGGAAGCTGGACGGCGACGGCTGGAAGATCACCATCGACGGCCGGCCCACGGTCAACATGACCGTCGGATTCCTGCCACCGCCGGACATGATCGAGAATGCCAAGACCCTCGAGGACTTCTTCGTGCTCGGCCACATCATGACCGCGCTGCCGCCGATCCACGCGATTCCTGCCGTGGTCGCAGCGGCGCCGGGCATCGCGACCTACAACGACCTGCCGCTGCCCCAGCCGCGCGGGGTGGTCTCCACCGGCTAGTCGCAGGCCCGGTTAGATGGGCCCATGAGCCTTCGCGGGTGGACGCTGTTCGCCGCGATGAGCCTCATCTGGGGCATTCCGTATCTGCTGATCAAGGTTGCGGTAGAGGGTGTTTCGGTGCCCGTGCTGGTTCTCGCGCGGACCGCGGTCGGCGCGCTGGTGCTGATACCGCTGACGCTGCGGCGCGGCGGCTGGGCGGCCGTCCTCGCGCACTGGAGACCGGTCGCGGCGTTCGCGTTCTTCGAGATCCTTGCCGCGTGGCTGCTGCTCTCCGACGCCGAACGCCATCTCTCGAGCTCGCTGACCGGACTGCTGATCGCGGCCTCGCCCATCGTCGCGGCGCTGCTCGACCGTCTCACCGGCGGCGAGCACCGGCTGACCGTCACGCGGTTGCTCGGCCTGGGCGCCGGGCTGGCCGGTGTCGCCGTGCTCGCCGGTCCGGAGCTCACCGGCGGGAGCGCATGGCCGGTCTGCGAGGTGCTCATGGTGTCGGTGTGCTACGCGATCGCGCCGCTGGTGGCGGCACGCTTCCTCGGTGACGTGCCGGCGTTGCCGCTGACCGCCGCCTGCCTGACCCTGGCCGCTGTGGTGTATGCCGGGCCGGCCGCGGCGACGTGGCCGGACTCCGTTCCCTCGACACGGGTGCTGGCGGCGATCGGCGGGCTCGCCGTGATCTGCACGGCGACTGCGTTCATCGTGTTCTTCGCGCTGATCCGGGAGGTCGGCGCGGCGCGGGCGCTGGTCTTCACGTACGTCAACCCTGCGGTCGCGCTCGCCGCAGGGGTGATCGTGCTGAACGAACCGCTGACCGCCTGGAACGTCGCCGGGCTCGCGCTGATCCTGACCGGTTCGGTGCTCGCCACGCGGACGGTCAGCGGGCTCGCAGAGTCTGCGCAATCACCTCGATGACCCGCTCGGGGTGCTTCTCCAGATAGAAGTGGCCGCCGGTGAAGGTGTGCACGTCGCCGCCGCCGGTGGTGTGCTCGTGCCACGCGCGCGCGTCCGCTTCGCTGGTCTTGGGGTCGTCCGTGGCGGTCATCACCACGATCGGCGCACTGATGCCGACATCCGTCCCCCGGTGGTAGGCCTG is a window of Mycolicibacterium chubuense NBB4 DNA encoding:
- a CDS encoding NAD(P)H-dependent amine dehydrogenase family protein; amino-acid sequence: MPNNASYRVVQWTTGNVGKSSVAAIAANPTLELVGCYAWSDDKAGRDVGELAGIEPLGVTASNDIDELLALKPDAVVYNPMWIDVDELVRILESGVNVVASASFITGRNLGEGRARLAEACQRGGSTLFGSGVSPGFAELLAIVAGTACDRIDKITIAESADTTLYDSPDTERPVGFGAAIDDPDLQPMAAAGTAVFAEAVQLVADALGIELDDITCVAEYAQTTEDLPMASWTIPAGHVAGVFASWRGIAAGRTVIDINVRWKKGQTLEPDWKLDGDGWKITIDGRPTVNMTVGFLPPPDMIENAKTLEDFFVLGHIMTALPPIHAIPAVVAAAPGIATYNDLPLPQPRGVVSTG
- a CDS encoding DMT family transporter translates to MSLRGWTLFAAMSLIWGIPYLLIKVAVEGVSVPVLVLARTAVGALVLIPLTLRRGGWAAVLAHWRPVAAFAFFEILAAWLLLSDAERHLSSSLTGLLIAASPIVAALLDRLTGGEHRLTVTRLLGLGAGLAGVAVLAGPELTGGSAWPVCEVLMVSVCYAIAPLVAARFLGDVPALPLTAACLTLAAVVYAGPAAATWPDSVPSTRVLAAIGGLAVICTATAFIVFFALIREVGAARALVFTYVNPAVALAAGVIVLNEPLTAWNVAGLALILTGSVLATRTVSGLAESAQSPR
- a CDS encoding S1C family serine protease — encoded protein: MGMSIFRSLRVALTALAISLGVTLSLVAPAAPATAAPTDLIAVSASVEPAVVRIDTEVDYQGVVGAGTGFVIDPGGQVLTNFHVVQGADRITGTVNGRSYPATLVGYDRKRDVAVIQLLGAGGLLPAPIGDSNVLVPGQPVVALGNARGSDNPLTREVGTFTAFGRTINAEDTLTGSSDEVTGLIEFAAPVRAGDSGGPVINDAGQVVGMTTAASVNFKMGPAGQGFAIPINDAMGVANQIRSGARSDTVHIGPPVLLGVGVRASPSDQPGVLLHEVLRGGPAEQAGLVDGDVLLSVDGVRLDATNSLPAVLDRHYPGDVVDLTWIDNSGAVRTGKAVLTPGS